One region of Strongyloides ratti genome assembly S_ratti_ED321, chromosome : X genomic DNA includes:
- a CDS encoding Estradiol 17-beta-dehydrogenase 12 — MSYSILDLLFSFLKWYLASYITIRIGKCLWILINSIKGHFFTKPYDLSSYINNWAVVTGATDGIGKAYINELAKSRGIKKFFLIGRSLKKLEDIKKYMEDTYKAQVEFYVFDFASDDLNKLDSIIEKLDVGILINCAGTGPSEVANFVELPKGQGSQILKVNLMSTVKMVELVLPKMVEKDHGIIVNFASATSWRPLPYMSTYPSSKAGISFFTSTLVDEFKNTNVKIQLLIPLLVATKIAFYEKEESNNIFVVDPEEYARQAVNTIGNFPLSTGCFQHDVQLALATLIGFNIFKLFFVPIVMLRVHKKRVAGYIERKGKRE; from the exons atgTCTTATTCCATATTAGATTTACTATTTTCATTTCTAAAATGGTATTTAGCATCTTACATTACAATTCGTATTGGAAAATGTTTATGGATACTTATAAATAGTATCAAAGgacatttttttactaaaccATACGATTTATCATCTTATATCAATAATTGGGCag ttgtAACTGGTGCAACAGATGGAATAGGAAAAGCatatattaatgaattaGCTAAAAGTAgaggaataaaaaaattttttttaattggaagatctcttaaaaaattagaagatattaaaaaatatatggaaGATACATATAAAGCTCAAGTTgaattttatgtttttgaTTTTGCTTCTgatgatttaaataaattagattctataattgaaaaattagatgttggaatattaattaattgtgCTGGAACTGGACCATCAGAAGTTGCTAATTTTGTTGAATTACCTAAAGGACAAGGTtcacaaatattaaaagttaatttaatGTCAACTGTTAAGATGGTTGAATTAGTTTTACCAAAAATGGTTGAAAAAGATCATGGAATTATTGTTAACTTTGCTTCAGCAACATCATGGAGACCACTACCATATATGTCAACCTATCCATCCTCAAAAGCTggtatttcattttttaccTCAACATTAGttgatgaatttaaaaatactaatgTTAAAATTCAATTATTAATACCACTTCTTGTTGCAACAAAAATTGCtttttatgaaaaagaagaatcaaataatatttttgttgttgATCCAGAAGAATATGCAAGACAAGCTGTTAATACTATTGGAAATTTTCCTCTTTCAACAGGTTGTTTCCAACATGATGTTCAACTGGCTTTAGCTACCTTGATCGgttttaatatctttaaattattcttCGTACCAATTGTAATGTTACGTGTTCATAAAAAAAGAGTTGCTGGATACATTGAACGCAAAGGAAAAAGggaataa
- a CDS encoding Netrin receptor UNC5D, translating to MNINGKNEDWNLYDDYFVDENELRDMTKISFSEHPKSGYIVRSRSSILSCSAINTNKIRVKCNSQWIDNDMIDISKGIDQITKSNLTRVTVDMSRQLSDSSISGSFLFKQPKINCQCYGYGGNEKIFIKSDMAVLKLAYIRKHFLHSPSSERIHEGKMIQIPCTPPESDPPSEITWYKDGLKIDNTFDPNIILANDGSLIISTTRLNDSGNYTCEAKNIANKRISEPGEITVFVNGGWSPWSEWSGSCYVNCNLLLENVKKFNGDEQILQRLMPSQRRTRLCNNPPPLNGGDPCNGEEEQFNECPNTCEEYFGHWTEWTSWSMCNENCQKTRNRKCKDNTDKYLSSNDVVCLGSSQEHSFCLLNDDFYKNNNCSTLMKSLNPPYNHHIDEYNKMPFNNNNNQYNRNHFSLNNIHNQVVGNGMSSGDLNIQWTSQFVTLSILGLVSFIILLLLLIILTFMCFKRISKKRRKKESRCHHYDKETVRTVLLQQHPNTQATLANKINSFHYDPIDNPNNSPFPYNFTLNSKMSGNSNYSFKNSGNKSTCSTALIVNYDNTSSNQKFHHIKGLSINGDNYSSDDNYASLYDIETETIQHSSTTTSNKLYNDDVKDRFATIIAASIEPCGGKIKLQKNGAGLLISEGTFIRDKMLFLALSDDLKDMPSVAEDEHHLSSLVMCGICDNDNYNNFKNDMLKPIVLTFDHNASLFPKDNWIFTLYVNYGCKDGWHAINSFSSNESISKITENDTPDDCIFIVEREKCHVMSQKFGQFLLVGKSKKKTNQPSKRIHISAYISSSEFNTNTIYPTSIRLYFVPETGMAVENVRKQEENQGYLVGEAENFLLKENGSLCCKLYNQNYQEIQIVDIHENNHNWCSQNGLHIVVNLPNTNYPFIGHFKIYQNGNNFSEPTQLNINLMNVNPNVIMGKSVFYDDKLVSNDFLLNSMVKTQLSYLIDKEPFMFKSLAKKLGMEQHIIFFKNNIMSNGMSPTGLCLELWESINEGSERAILDLLQTIRVLGCTEGVILLEKYVASLFDYN from the exons atgaatattaatGGTAAAAATGAAGATTGGAATTTGTATGATGATTATTTTGTTGATGAGAATGAATTACGAG atATGACAAAAATATCCTTTAGTGAACATCCCAAATCTGGTTATATAGTACGTTCCCGTTCCTCAATCTTATCATGTTCAGCTATCaatactaataaaataagGGTAAAATGTAATTCACAATGG attgATAATGATATGATTGATATTTCAAAAGGAATTGATCAAATAACAAAATCAAATTTAACAAGAGTAACTGTTGATATGTCACGTCAACTTTCTGATTCTTCCATCTCTGgtagttttttatttaaacaaccaaaaattaattgtcaATGTTATGGATATGGaggaaatgaaaaaatatttattaaatcagATATGGCTGTTCTTAAATTGGCAT atataagaaaacattttttacattCACCATCATCTGAAAGAATTCATGAAGGTAAAATGATACAAATTCCATGTACACCACCAGAATCTGATCCACCATCTGAAATAACATGGTATAAAGATggtttaaaaattgataatacaTTTGAtccaaatataatattagcAAATGATGGTAGTTTAATTATATCAACAACAAGACTTAATGATTCTGGTAATTATACATGTGAGGCAAAAAATATTgctaataaaagaatatctGAACCAGGTGAAATAACAGTTTTCG ttaacGGTGGCTGGTCTCCTTGGAGTGAGTGGTCTGGTAGTTGTTATGTCAattgtaatttattattagaaaatgtCAAAAAGTTTAATGGTGATGAACAAATTTTACAAAGGTTAATGCCGTCGCAAAGAAGAACTAGATTATGTAACAATCCACCACCATTAAATGGCGGTGATCCTTGTAATGGTGAAGAGGAACAATTTAATGAATGTCCTAATACATGTGAAGAGTATTTTGGTCATTGGACAGAATGGACATCTTGGTCTATGTGTAATGAGAATTGTCAAAAGACTCGCAACAGGAAATGTAAAGATAATACcgataaatatttatcttcaAATGATGTTGTTTGCCTTGGATCATCACAAGAACATTCATTTTGTCTTCTTAATgatgatttttataaaaataataattgtagtACACTTATGAAATCACTTAACCCACCATACAATCATCATATAGATGAATATAATAAGATgccatttaataataataataatcaatataatagaaatcatttttcattaaataatatacataatCAAGTAGTCGGCAATGGTATGTCAAGTGGagatttaaatattcaatgGACTTCACAATTCGTGACTTTATCTATTCTTGGACttgtttcttttataatacttcttcttttattaattatacttACTTTTATgtgttttaaaagaatatcaaaaaaaagacGTAAAAAAGAATCAAGATGTCATCATTATGATAAAGAAACAGTTAGAACAGTTTTATTACAACAACATCCAAATACTCAAGCAACATTagcaaataaaataaattcttttcaTTATGATCCTATTGATAATCCTAATAATTCACCATTTCcttataattttacattaaattcaaaaatgAGTGGTAATTCtaattattcatttaaaaatagtggAAATAAATCAACATGTAGTACAGCattaattgttaattatgataatacttcatcaaatcaaaaatttcatCATATTAAAGGATTATCAATAAATGGTGATAATTATAGTTCTGATGATAATTATGCTAGTTTATATGATATTGAAACAGAAACAATACAACATAGTTCAACAACAacttcaaataaattatataatgatgATGTAAAAGATAGATTTGCTACAATAATTGCAGCATCAATTGAACCATGTGgtggaaaaataaaattacaaaaaaatggTGCTGGACTTTTAATATCAGAAGGTACTTTTATTAGagataaaatgttatttttagcATTATCTGatgatttaaaagatatgCCATCAGTTGCTGAAGATGAACATCATCTTAGTTCACTTGTTATGTGTGGAATATGTGATAATgacaattataataattttaaaaatgatatgttAAAACCAATTGTTTTGACATTTGATCATAATGCATCATTATTTCCAAAAGATAATTGGATATTTACATTATATGTTAATTATGGTTGTAAAGATGGATGGCATGCTATAAATTCATTCTCATCTAATGAATCAATATCTAAAATAACTGAAAATGATACACCTGATGattgtatatttattgttgAAAGAGAAAAATGTCATGTTATGAGTCAAAAATTTggacaatttttattagttggaaaatcaaaaaaaaagactaaTCAACCATCAAAAAGAATTCATATATCTGCATATATTTCATCTTCTGAATTTAATACTAATACAATTTATCCAACATCTATACGTTTATATTTTGTACCAGAAACTGGTATGGCTGTAGAAAATGTTCGCAAACAAGAAGAAAACCAAGGATACCTTGTAGGTGAGgcagaaaattttttactaaaagaAAATGGTTCATTATGttgtaaattatataatcaaaattatcaAGAAATTCAAATAGTAGATATTCATGAAAATAATCATAATTGGTGTTCACAAAATGGTTTACATATTGTTGTTAATTTACCTAATACAAATTATCCATTTATTggacattttaaaatttatcaaaatggtaataatttttctgaACCAActcaattaaatattaatcttATGAATGTTAATCCTAATGTTATAATGGGAAAATCTGTTTTCTATGATGATAAATTAGTTTCTAAtgactttttattaaatagtaTGGTAAAAACtcaattatcatatttaattgataaagaaCCTTTTATGTTTAAATCTTTAGCAAAAAAATTAGGAATGGAACAACATATAATC ttttttaaaaataatatcatgtCAAATGGAATGTCTCCTACAGGATTATGTCTTGAATTATGGGAATCTATTAATGAAGGTTCTGAAAGAGCAATTTTGGATCTCCTACAAACAATACGAGTACTTGGATGCACAGAAGGTGTTATTCTTCTTGAAAAATATGTTGCTTCATTATTTGACTACAATTAA
- a CDS encoding Sensitivity To Red Light Reduced-like, SRR1 domain-containing protein, which translates to MDADGFLVITKRKSCKLQKKRNNNNPIYLCTIEISFKQIKQNVNQAMNQLMEDQYFNIILDILKKILNENILSKIRCFGIGHFGEYESTGTYQIALLLLIQKYYNIPVTIQEPILNEIEINYINQYPNCRYITGVDLTKNEISESQNDYVLFFIPHGENEMYDGILKAHNSVIQRQKMIILGNFLDDISVTYKTFYNYKFWKEYYDMAKKRILPTYNKCLGAFNNTCIMYN; encoded by the exons atggaTGCTGATGGATTTTTGGTCATAACTAAAAGAAAATCTTgcaaattacaaaaaaaaagaaataacaataatCCTATTTATTTATGTACCATTGAAATTTCTTTCAAacaaattaaacaaaatgtAAACCAAGCAATGAATCAATTAATGGAAGATCAATATTT taatataattttagacattttaaaaaaaattttaaatgaaaatattttatcaaaaattagaTGCTTTGGGATTGGACATTTTGGAGAATATGAAAGTACTGGAACATATCAAATtgcattattattattaatacaaaaatattataatattccTGTTACAATACAAGAAccaatattaaatgaaattgaaataaattacatTAATCAATATCCCAATTGTAGATATATTACTGGAGTtgatttaacaaaaaatgaaatttcaGAGTCCCAAAATGattatgtattattttttatacctCATGGAGAAAATGAAATGTATGATGGTATATTAAAGGCACACAATAGTGTAATACAAAgacaaaaaatgattattttagGCAATTTTTTAGATGATATTTCTGTAacatataaaactttttataattataaattttggaAAGAATATTATGATATGGCTAAAAAACGCATATTACcaacatataataaatgtttaggAGCGTTTAATAATACCTGTATAATGTATAACTAA